Genomic segment of Methanolobus mangrovi:
CGCCGGAGAGCCCGGAAGACAAAAGAGCACTTTGCTTTTTACTATTCCTGCAGCTGCTCGTGTAAGGATTACTGAGCTTCCTATCTGTTCTATACTTTTGTATCTGAAAAGTTCTCCAAAACCTGGCATTTCTTTTTCAAATAGGGGTACTAGAGATTCAATGGTAATGTCTTTTGAAGAAAGTCCAGTGCCACCACTTGTTATTATAATGTCTGCTTTTGAGTCAAGAGCGCGATTAACAGAATCTATGATCATGTCTGAATTATCGGAAATAAGCTCATATTTAGATACGTTATGACCTTTGGAAAGAACAAGATCAACCATCATTTTTCCTGAAAGGTCCTCTGCATCATCCGGGGATTGGACGTTGCCATATTTTTCGTACCTTGAAGTTGAGATGGTGATAAGGGAAAATGAGTATGATTTCTCAACATCTGTCTTATGTTCTCTTGTTGTTGGGCTGCTCATACGAAGTATTTATACATTAATAGGTATAAGAATCACGCGATATAAGCATGAAAATACTTGCAATCGATGTTGGAACCGGTACTCAGGATATACTCCTTTACGATGCGGAAAGGGAGGTGGAGAACAGCCTTGTAATGGTGATGCCATCACCCACTGTAATTATTGCTGACAGGATCAAAAGGGCAACCAAAGAAGGACTTGATATACTTCTTAAAGGGGATGTCATGGGTGGCGGACCTTCTGTAAGGGCCATCAAAGCTCACATTGAAATGGGATATAAAGTATATGCTACTGAAAATGCCGCTCTCACAATAAAGGATGATCTTGAACGGGTACGATCAATGGGTATCAATATTGTAGAAGATGGCAAAGACATTCCATCTGGTCTGGAATATATTACTTTAAAGGACATTGACCTGGATGCAATTGAGGCTGCACTTCGAAGTTTTGGAGTAGGTATGCCGGATAAAATTGCTGTTGCTGTGCAGGACCATGGTAACTCTCCCGATATCAGCAATCGT
This window contains:
- a CDS encoding MogA/MoaB family molybdenum cofactor biosynthesis protein, translated to MSSPTTREHKTDVEKSYSFSLITISTSRYEKYGNVQSPDDAEDLSGKMMVDLVLSKGHNVSKYELISDNSDMIIDSVNRALDSKADIIITSGGTGLSSKDITIESLVPLFEKEMPGFGELFRYKSIEQIGSSVILTRAAAGIVKSKVLFCLPGSPAAVELALSEIILPETGHVVKHAHQ